One genomic segment of Bacteroidota bacterium includes these proteins:
- a CDS encoding T9SS type A sorting domain-containing protein has translation MDACWSNQLPFGALGGSAANAFARDFSGAPQANVFYQIALANALASTDLNGTTAEMTTIFSTPNIFLDWYFGTDGNTPAGEQDFVTVVLHEIGHGLGFAGSAGISDGTGTGRCSSFPGGQGCINNGGFPYGFDLFVEDGGNASILANPPYANPSSNLATILTGGTVSGNTNLFIDSVTGGRQQLYTPATYAPGSTYSHFNTPDYPDELMKHALTAGRAIHDPGLALNFLEDFGWSQVIPVELTSFDAQVDGADVVLQWATASETNNSGFEIEARASGASTFETLDFVAGAGTTSEAQAYAFRLPDLAPGTYTFRLRQLDFDGRFEVLPEVEVEVGVVGALWLTDTYPNPIRTEATVAFAVPRSVPVRVVVYDLLGRPVQTLYDGTPAADVSVEARFDATGLAGGVYVVEIVSEGARETQRVTVVR, from the coding sequence GTGGATGCCTGCTGGTCGAACCAGCTACCATTCGGTGCGCTTGGTGGCTCGGCGGCCAACGCCTTCGCCCGCGACTTCTCGGGGGCTCCGCAGGCCAACGTCTTCTACCAGATCGCGCTCGCCAACGCGCTGGCAAGTACCGACCTCAACGGGACCACGGCGGAGATGACCACGATCTTCAGCACGCCCAACATTTTTCTGGATTGGTACTTCGGGACCGACGGTAATACGCCCGCGGGCGAGCAGGACTTCGTGACGGTGGTGTTGCACGAGATCGGACACGGGCTTGGCTTCGCAGGGTCGGCAGGCATCAGCGATGGCACAGGCACCGGGCGCTGCTCGAGTTTCCCGGGGGGGCAGGGCTGCATCAACAACGGCGGCTTTCCCTACGGCTTCGACCTGTTCGTGGAGGACGGTGGCAACGCGTCCATCCTGGCAAACCCACCCTACGCCAACCCCTCGTCCAATCTCGCCACCATCCTGACGGGCGGCACGGTGAGCGGCAACACGAACCTCTTCATCGACAGTGTGACGGGCGGGCGGCAACAGCTCTACACCCCGGCCACCTATGCGCCCGGCTCGACCTACTCGCACTTCAACACGCCAGACTACCCGGACGAGCTCATGAAGCACGCGCTCACGGCAGGGCGCGCCATCCACGACCCTGGCTTGGCGCTCAACTTCCTCGAAGACTTCGGCTGGTCGCAGGTGATTCCCGTCGAGCTGACGTCCTTCGATGCTCAAGTTGATGGCGCCGACGTGGTGCTGCAGTGGGCGACGGCGTCGGAGACGAACAACAGCGGCTTCGAGATCGAGGCGCGGGCCTCGGGCGCGTCCACGTTCGAGACGCTCGACTTCGTGGCGGGCGCCGGCACTACGAGCGAGGCGCAGGCCTATGCGTTCCGCCTCCCCGACCTCGCGCCGGGCACCTACACGTTCCGCCTCCGTCAGCTCGATTTCGACGGGCGCTTCGAGGTCCTGCCCGAGGTCGAGGTCGAGGTCGGCGTGGTGGGCGCGCTGTGGCTCACCGACACCTACCCGAACCCGATCCGCACGGAGGCGACGGTGGCCTTCGCTGTGCCGCGCTCTGTGCCCGTGCGCGTCGTGGTCTATGACCTCCTCGGGCGTCCCGTGCAGACGCTCTACGACGGCACACCCGCGGCCGACGTGAGCGTCGAGGCGCGCTTCGATGCGACAGGGCTGGCAGGCGGTGTCTACGTCGTCGAGATCGTGAGCGAGGGCGCGCGGGAGACGCAGCGCGTGACCGTCGTGCGCTAG
- a CDS encoding T9SS type A sorting domain-containing protein, with translation MPLATNRALRCALLLTVLAVSVPTLLAQDHVLDFAAAAPHGHKHAPGQLCVLPAAPFEGTLSIPAPERALKARGEKATATFNVDFMASGTTLFGAYACASWPTDAQTAFQYAADVWGGLINSPEDITVKACWTTSLSSGTLGAAGARSYYRNFTNAPYTNTWYPVALANALSETDRNGAGSEEIYAVFNGNRTDWYYGTDASPAFAQYDFVTVVMHEIGHGLGFAGSAGINNGTGRCSSAPAGQGCINNGSTIPYAFDRYAYDGSGTSLLTTATYANPSGDLATILTGGTVGSSTGVFFTGSTIGTQRLYTPSSYAGGSSYSHFDLSLYPSELMKPSLPNGQAVHDPGLALDLLEDLGWASVVPVELVAFDVSRAGEDVILNWATASETNNSGFEVQVRTPGAADFALLDFVQGRGTTAEAQAYSFRTATLTPGTYAFRLRQVDFDGGFEVFPAVEVTVEVVGTHWAASAYPNPFAGTATLAFAVQEAEPVRAVLYDLLGRAVQTVYEGTPTANAPVEVQVNGHGLASGPYVIEIAGERFRETQRVTVVR, from the coding sequence ATGCCCCTCGCTACGAATCGCGCGCTCCGGTGCGCACTCCTGCTCACAGTGCTGGCCGTCAGCGTCCCAACACTGCTTGCGCAGGACCATGTGCTTGACTTCGCGGCGGCGGCTCCGCATGGGCACAAGCACGCGCCGGGACAACTCTGTGTCCTCCCAGCGGCCCCGTTCGAGGGGACCCTCTCCATCCCGGCTCCTGAGCGTGCTCTCAAGGCCCGCGGCGAAAAGGCAACGGCCACGTTCAACGTCGACTTCATGGCGAGCGGTACGACGCTCTTCGGAGCCTACGCCTGCGCGAGCTGGCCGACGGACGCACAGACTGCCTTCCAGTATGCAGCCGACGTGTGGGGCGGGCTGATCAACTCGCCGGAAGACATCACGGTCAAGGCATGCTGGACGACGAGCCTCTCTTCCGGCACCCTCGGCGCGGCGGGCGCGCGCTCGTACTACCGCAACTTCACCAACGCGCCCTACACCAACACCTGGTATCCCGTTGCGCTGGCCAATGCGCTCTCCGAGACCGACCGCAACGGCGCTGGCTCTGAAGAGATCTATGCGGTCTTCAACGGCAACCGCACCGACTGGTACTACGGCACCGACGCCAGCCCGGCGTTCGCGCAGTATGACTTCGTGACGGTGGTGATGCATGAGATCGGGCACGGCCTCGGCTTCGCGGGCAGCGCGGGCATCAACAACGGCACCGGGCGGTGCTCCTCCGCGCCAGCGGGCCAGGGCTGCATCAACAACGGCAGCACCATCCCCTATGCCTTCGACCGCTACGCCTACGACGGCAGCGGCACGAGCCTCCTCACCACAGCCACCTACGCCAACCCGTCGGGTGACCTCGCGACCATCCTCACCGGCGGCACGGTCGGCAGCAGCACCGGCGTCTTCTTCACCGGCTCGACCATCGGCACGCAGCGGCTCTACACGCCGTCGAGCTACGCGGGGGGCTCCAGCTACTCGCACTTCGACCTCTCGCTCTACCCGAGTGAGCTCATGAAGCCGTCGCTGCCCAACGGTCAGGCCGTCCACGACCCGGGCCTCGCCCTCGACCTCCTCGAAGACCTCGGATGGGCGTCGGTGGTCCCGGTCGAGCTGGTCGCGTTCGACGTGAGCCGCGCGGGCGAGGACGTGATCCTCAACTGGGCGACGGCGTCGGAGACGAACAACAGCGGCTTCGAGGTGCAGGTGCGCACGCCCGGCGCCGCCGACTTCGCCCTGCTCGACTTCGTCCAGGGGCGCGGCACGACCGCCGAGGCACAAGCCTACAGCTTTCGCACCGCCACGCTCACGCCCGGCACCTACGCCTTCCGCCTCCGCCAGGTCGACTTCGACGGCGGCTTCGAGGTCTTCCCTGCGGTCGAGGTGACCGTTGAGGTCGTCGGCACGCACTGGGCGGCGAGCGCCTACCCGAACCCCTTCGCGGGCACTGCCACGCTTGCCTTCGCCGTGCAGGAGGCCGAGCCCGTTCGCGCCGTGCTCTATGACCTGCTTGGTCGCGCCGTGCAGACGGTCTACGAGGGCACGCCGACGGCCAACGCGCCGGTCGAGGTGCAGGTGAACGGGCACGGCCTAGCGAGCGGCCCCTACGTCATCGAGATCGCAGGCGAGCGCTTCCGCGAGACGCAGCGCGTGACGGTGGTTCGCTAG
- a CDS encoding cupin domain-containing protein: protein MPRKISDPTRIPVPGGKLIEEHVGRVRTGTASLSVAHMVAPPAWGEPVQTPTFDEVTIVLRGTMRVEHDGGFLDVGPGETVLCEAGERVRYSNPSATDACEYWAVCAPAFSPDAAGREE, encoded by the coding sequence ATGCCCCGCAAGATCTCCGACCCGACCCGTATTCCTGTCCCCGGCGGCAAGCTCATCGAGGAGCACGTTGGGCGCGTGCGCACGGGCACGGCAAGCCTGAGCGTGGCGCACATGGTCGCGCCGCCTGCCTGGGGCGAGCCAGTCCAGACGCCGACCTTCGACGAGGTCACCATCGTGCTACGCGGCACGATGCGCGTGGAGCACGACGGCGGCTTCCTCGACGTGGGACCGGGCGAGACGGTGCTCTGCGAGGCGGGCGAGCGCGTGCGCTACTCGAATCCCTCGGCGACGGACGCGTGCGAGTATTGGGCCGTCTGTGCGCCAGCGTTCAGCCCGGATGCGGCCGGGCGTGAGGAATGA
- a CDS encoding alpha/beta hydrolase, with protein sequence MSVFLRVLPPLLRVGSVVAPGAMASLAWRMFRSPRDLDKPVSAREERLRAAAQTERIVSGTYEDAVEIQLYRWPAAAGTTTPGASPKTALLVHGWEGDALNFVAFVEPLRKAGFDVVALDGPAHGASSGERTDALRHAQAIEAAVRHLGQVDLLLGHSFGGYACVFAVAGIPDLIEPQDVGRLALIAAPDTFEGVFHRFAQMVGFSEAVERRIHRRVEAMGGQPASRFSVRHALSLIDVPTLVIHDRDDKEIPFAEGETNAAAGPHVTFLPTDGLGHRRVLRAPDVVQHVIAFGKTVAVAL encoded by the coding sequence ATGTCGGTGTTCCTCCGCGTCCTCCCGCCCCTCCTCCGCGTCGGCAGCGTCGTTGCGCCTGGCGCGATGGCCTCGCTCGCCTGGCGCATGTTCCGCTCCCCACGCGACCTCGACAAGCCCGTCTCAGCCCGCGAAGAGCGGCTTCGTGCCGCGGCGCAGACCGAACGCATCGTGTCCGGGACCTACGAGGACGCCGTCGAGATCCAACTCTACCGCTGGCCTGCTGCCGCCGGGACGACCACACCTGGCGCCTCTCCGAAAACGGCGCTCCTCGTTCACGGCTGGGAGGGTGACGCGCTCAACTTCGTCGCCTTCGTGGAGCCGCTGCGCAAGGCCGGGTTTGACGTGGTCGCGCTCGACGGCCCGGCGCACGGCGCGTCGTCGGGCGAGCGGACCGACGCACTCCGGCATGCGCAGGCCATCGAGGCGGCAGTCCGGCACCTGGGGCAGGTCGATCTGCTCCTTGGGCACTCCTTCGGCGGCTATGCCTGCGTGTTCGCCGTGGCGGGCATCCCCGATCTCATCGAGCCGCAGGACGTAGGCCGCCTTGCGCTCATCGCCGCGCCGGACACGTTCGAGGGCGTCTTCCACCGCTTTGCGCAGATGGTCGGCTTCTCGGAAGCCGTCGAGCGCCGCATCCACCGCCGGGTCGAGGCCATGGGCGGACAGCCGGCGTCGCGCTTCTCGGTGCGCCACGCGCTCAGCCTCATCGATGTGCCGACGCTCGTGATCCATGACCGCGACGATAAGGAAATCCCCTTCGCCGAGGGCGAGACGAACGCAGCCGCCGGGCCGCACGTCACGTTCCTCCCGACCGACGGGCTCGGTCATCGTCGCGTTCTCCGCGCGCCGGATGTGGTGCAGCACGTCATTGCGTTCGGCAAGACCGTAGCTGTGGCACTA
- a CDS encoding MarR family transcriptional regulator — protein sequence MSGSQQTDVFPSNRPRQPLSIRAWLSVIRTYQTCTRLLTERLRTLDLTVAQHETLAHLLIEDGVSQQTLAARLLVTKGNLTGLLNRLAERGLIERRPDPSDGRVNLIVLTAAGRALAAEADALQRTYVAEMVSPLSETQQTDLHAMMKAIEAQLHAMDEAR from the coding sequence ATGTCAGGTTCCCAGCAAACTGACGTCTTTCCGAGCAACCGTCCGCGCCAGCCGCTCTCGATCCGCGCATGGCTGTCGGTCATCCGCACCTACCAGACCTGCACGCGCCTCCTCACCGAGCGCCTCCGCACGCTCGACCTCACCGTCGCCCAGCACGAGACGCTCGCCCACCTGCTCATCGAGGACGGCGTGAGCCAGCAGACGCTCGCCGCGCGCCTCCTCGTGACGAAGGGCAACCTCACGGGCCTTCTCAACCGCCTCGCCGAGCGCGGCCTGATCGAGCGCCGCCCCGATCCGTCCGACGGCCGCGTGAACCTGATCGTGCTCACCGCCGCAGGCCGCGCCCTCGCCGCCGAGGCCGATGCGCTCCAGCGCACCTACGTCGCCGAGATGGTGTCGCCGCTCTCTGAGACCCAGCAGACGGACCTCCACGCGATGATGAAGGCCATCGAGGCACAACTCCACGCGATGGACGAGGCTCGGTGA
- the lat gene encoding L-lysine 6-transaminase has product MQPAVLAPKTGQSVAPVEKHLPEAHAVHDILDRHILADGFDMVLDMQHSRGAHLRDAKTGRDYVDFFTFFASNPLGMNHPKLSGDSADTKAFQARLMDAALNKPSNSDVYTRHMARFVDTFARVGIPDQLPNAFFVSGGALAVENTLKVAFDWKVRMNHRKGYRREVGHKVLHFEKAFHGRSGYTMSLTNTDPNKVKYFPKFDWPRLSTPVANGPAHMDDVEQREALALAQAKTYFREHRDDIACVIVEPIQGEGGDNHLRPVFLQALKDLAHENDALLIFDEVQTGVGLTGTFWAWQGLGVTPDLLAFGKKAQVCGVLAGGRVSEVDDNVFNISSRINSTWGGNLVDMVRFDRILEVIEQDNLVGNAWHVGSYLLQRLHAMAEAHDVVANPRGRGLMCAFDLPTAELRNAVRHRAYDLGLIILGCGANTLRFRPALTVTEADIDQGLDILAQAMKQTV; this is encoded by the coding sequence ATGCAGCCTGCCGTCCTCGCGCCCAAAACTGGACAGTCCGTCGCGCCCGTCGAGAAGCACCTCCCCGAGGCGCATGCCGTCCATGACATCCTCGACCGGCACATCCTGGCCGACGGGTTCGACATGGTGCTTGACATGCAGCACAGTCGGGGCGCGCACCTCCGCGACGCCAAGACGGGCCGCGACTACGTCGACTTCTTCACGTTCTTCGCCTCGAACCCGCTCGGGATGAACCACCCGAAGCTCTCCGGCGATTCGGCAGACACCAAGGCGTTCCAGGCGCGCCTCATGGACGCGGCACTCAACAAGCCGTCCAACTCCGACGTCTACACGCGGCATATGGCCCGCTTCGTGGACACGTTCGCTCGGGTGGGCATCCCCGACCAGCTGCCGAACGCCTTCTTCGTGTCGGGGGGCGCGCTCGCCGTCGAGAACACGCTCAAGGTGGCCTTTGACTGGAAGGTGCGGATGAACCACCGCAAGGGCTACCGCCGCGAAGTCGGGCACAAGGTGCTGCACTTCGAGAAGGCGTTCCACGGGCGCAGCGGCTACACGATGTCGCTCACGAACACCGACCCGAACAAGGTCAAGTACTTCCCCAAGTTTGACTGGCCGCGCCTCTCGACGCCCGTCGCCAACGGCCCGGCGCATATGGACGACGTCGAGCAGCGGGAGGCGCTCGCGCTCGCGCAGGCGAAGACCTATTTCCGCGAGCACCGCGACGACATCGCCTGCGTGATCGTGGAGCCCATCCAGGGCGAGGGCGGCGACAACCACCTGCGCCCGGTCTTCCTCCAGGCGCTCAAGGACCTCGCGCACGAGAACGACGCGCTCCTCATCTTCGACGAGGTGCAGACCGGCGTCGGCCTCACCGGCACGTTCTGGGCGTGGCAGGGGCTCGGCGTCACGCCGGACCTGCTCGCGTTCGGCAAGAAGGCACAGGTCTGCGGCGTCCTCGCGGGTGGCCGCGTCAGCGAAGTCGACGACAACGTGTTCAACATCTCCAGCCGCATCAACTCGACGTGGGGCGGCAACCTCGTGGACATGGTCCGCTTCGACCGCATCCTCGAAGTGATCGAGCAGGACAACCTCGTCGGCAACGCCTGGCACGTCGGGAGCTACCTCCTCCAGCGCCTCCACGCGATGGCTGAGGCGCACGACGTCGTCGCGAATCCGCGCGGCCGCGGCCTCATGTGCGCCTTCGATCTCCCCACCGCCGAGCTGCGCAACGCCGTCCGCCACCGCGCCTACGACCTCGGCCTCATCATCCTCGGCTGCGGTGCCAACACGCTCCGCTTCCGCCCCGCGCTCACGGTCACCGAAGCTGACATCGACCAGGGCCTCGACATCCTCGCGCAGGCGATGAAGCAGACGGTGTAG
- a CDS encoding M20 family metallopeptidase, producing the protein MIDRLKTLADETFDHTVRLRRTIHLRPELAFEEHETARLVANELTDLGLEVMTGVAKTGVVATLTGGQPGPTLALRADMDALPIQEATNLAYASQTPGVMHACGHDAHTAALLGAARLLTEIRDDLPGTVRFLFQPSEEKLPGGAKVMVEEGALGAVRQHTGSAPTHILGQHVAPDLPVGTIGVRAGDYMASADELYLTITAEGGHAAAPHRLSADVVLVQAHVLTALQSVISRNCPPDSPSVLSFGKVVAEGATNVLPEEVQIIGTFRAMDEGWRFRAHKLIERVAMHTAQGLGATCDVEILVGYPALSNDPALTATLREAAVDYVGEEHVVDLDRWFASEDFAWYLQEIPGSFYRLGTRNEARGIVHGLHTPRFDIDEEALRLGPGFMAYAAWHALAQAA; encoded by the coding sequence ATGATTGACCGCCTCAAAACGCTCGCCGACGAGACGTTCGACCATACCGTCCGCCTCCGCCGCACGATCCACCTGCGCCCCGAGCTCGCCTTCGAGGAGCACGAGACGGCGCGGCTCGTCGCGAATGAGCTCACCGACCTCGGCCTGGAGGTGATGACCGGCGTGGCGAAGACGGGCGTGGTGGCGACGCTCACAGGCGGCCAGCCCGGCCCCACCCTCGCGCTTCGGGCTGACATGGACGCGCTGCCCATCCAGGAGGCGACTAACCTGGCTTACGCCTCGCAGACGCCCGGCGTGATGCACGCCTGTGGCCACGACGCGCACACGGCGGCGCTCCTCGGCGCGGCGCGGCTCCTCACCGAGATCCGCGACGACCTCCCCGGCACCGTCCGCTTCCTTTTCCAGCCGAGCGAGGAGAAGCTGCCCGGCGGTGCAAAGGTGATGGTCGAAGAAGGCGCGCTCGGCGCTGTGAGGCAGCACACAGGCTCCGCCCCGACCCACATCCTCGGCCAGCATGTGGCGCCCGACCTGCCCGTCGGCACGATCGGCGTCCGCGCGGGCGACTACATGGCGAGCGCCGACGAACTCTACCTCACGATCACCGCCGAGGGCGGCCACGCCGCAGCACCGCACCGCCTCAGCGCCGACGTGGTGCTCGTGCAGGCGCACGTCCTCACGGCGCTGCAGTCCGTCATCAGCCGCAACTGCCCGCCCGACAGCCCGAGCGTACTCTCGTTCGGCAAGGTCGTCGCCGAGGGCGCGACGAACGTGCTGCCGGAGGAGGTGCAGATCATCGGCACGTTCCGGGCGATGGACGAGGGGTGGCGCTTCCGCGCGCACAAGCTCATCGAGCGCGTCGCGATGCACACCGCCCAGGGGCTCGGGGCCACATGCGACGTGGAGATCCTCGTCGGCTATCCGGCGCTCTCGAACGACCCCGCCCTCACCGCGACGCTCCGCGAAGCTGCCGTGGACTACGTCGGCGAGGAGCACGTGGTCGACCTCGACCGCTGGTTCGCCTCGGAAGACTTCGCGTGGTACCTCCAGGAGATTCCGGGCTCGTTCTACCGGCTCGGCACGCGCAACGAGGCGCGCGGCATCGTGCACGGCCTCCACACGCCGCGCTTCGACATCGACGAGGAGGCGCTGCGCCTCGGACCTGGCTTCATGGCCTACGCCGCCTGGCACGCACTCGCGCAGGCGGCGTAG
- a CDS encoding DUF2461 domain-containing protein, with protein sequence MSAPPLDLPPFPGFRDEGLQFLRDLAAHNERDWFKPRKQTFVDECQWPLRCLVADCTRQAAHRGLPLGGDAKTSVFRVYRDTRFSKNKNPYKTHVSAVLSRSGGKKEPGSVYIHVEPGKSFLAAGYWFPERDLLRAWRDRLAHDPASFLNVVRHIEDAGLALSTRESLKRMPRGYNDYADSEVAEYLRWKGAIVTRDVADADVQTPAFTTAVLDFAEASLPLLTFGWDLLAEMSPTPER encoded by the coding sequence ATGTCTGCTCCGCCGCTCGACCTCCCGCCCTTCCCCGGCTTTCGCGACGAAGGCCTCCAGTTCCTCCGCGACCTCGCCGCCCACAACGAGCGCGACTGGTTCAAGCCCCGCAAGCAAACCTTCGTGGACGAGTGCCAGTGGCCGCTCCGGTGCCTCGTTGCCGACTGCACGCGCCAAGCCGCGCATCGTGGCCTCCCGCTCGGCGGCGATGCAAAGACGTCGGTGTTTCGCGTCTACCGCGACACGCGCTTCTCGAAGAACAAGAACCCGTACAAGACGCACGTCTCCGCTGTGCTCTCGCGCTCGGGTGGGAAGAAGGAGCCGGGCAGCGTCTACATCCACGTGGAGCCGGGCAAGAGCTTCCTGGCGGCGGGCTACTGGTTCCCCGAGCGGGACCTGCTCCGCGCCTGGCGCGACCGCCTCGCCCACGACCCTGCGTCGTTCCTGAACGTCGTCCGGCATATCGAGGACGCCGGGCTGGCGCTGAGCACGCGCGAGTCGCTCAAGCGGATGCCGCGCGGCTACAACGACTACGCCGACTCGGAGGTCGCGGAGTACCTCCGGTGGAAAGGCGCCATCGTCACGCGCGATGTGGCCGACGCCGACGTACAGACGCCTGCGTTCACCACCGCCGTGCTGGACTTCGCCGAGGCGTCGCTGCCGCTTCTCACGTTTGGCTGGGACTTGCTTGCCGAGATGAGCCCGACGCCCGAGCGCTAG
- a CDS encoding TfoX/Sxy family protein gives MPDLDALRNLGPVSARMLAEVGIDSRAELERLGAEMAFQIVRHRRPAVSLNLLWALHGALTDQDWRSLAADEKARLRDKVAVPLRVRPG, from the coding sequence GTGCCAGACCTCGACGCTCTACGCAACCTCGGTCCCGTGAGCGCGCGGATGCTCGCCGAAGTCGGCATCGACAGCCGGGCAGAGTTGGAACGCCTCGGAGCAGAGATGGCGTTTCAGATCGTGCGCCATCGCCGCCCGGCCGTGAGCCTCAACCTACTCTGGGCGCTGCACGGGGCGCTGACGGATCAGGACTGGCGTAGCCTCGCCGCTGACGAGAAGGCCCGCCTCCGGGACAAGGTCGCCGTGCCGCTGCGTGTTCGCCCAGGCTGA
- a CDS encoding alpha/beta hydrolase-fold protein — protein sequence MRLLLLLPLLLPLLAHAQQATVAFAIDMSEATEAGWFNPVNERVGVRGGVAPLAWDQSVEAQDADGDSVYTLTLPFEVTGDSITVAYKFHVMGGGNEPNGGWEDGRNRTVVLRPGEPVTVARRFDEPLPEVPPTFTGTVEAIQDVPSAHLDLPRDVFVYLPPGYANDLDRRYPVLYLHDGQLVFDGSERDEWGFDEAAQALIAAGEIEPVIIVGVSNTAQRTKEYTQTVQTWRHTLSRTGAAPDGGDEADLQRFTGHYALDETPEEGLDLEMRDGALVGRLPGQEVWNALERVDPLTFFVSDLSITMQFEADEDRRIVGLTATKPPNGGAGLAYGRFLVDELKPAIDAQYRTDPERASLGGASLGGLITMVLGLEYPEVYDGLLVVAPSVWWDSEEVLDRVRAFDAPTGQRVWLSMGVEESDGMRQGARKLGIELRAAGWASGDRFVYVENAGGHNEASWSLIVPDMLRFLYGK from the coding sequence ATGCGTCTGCTTCTCCTTCTCCCGCTGCTCCTCCCACTCCTTGCTCACGCCCAGCAGGCGACCGTCGCCTTTGCCATCGACATGAGCGAGGCGACGGAAGCGGGCTGGTTCAACCCGGTCAACGAGCGCGTCGGTGTGCGCGGCGGGGTCGCACCGCTAGCGTGGGACCAGAGCGTGGAGGCCCAGGACGCCGATGGCGACAGCGTCTACACGCTCACGCTGCCCTTCGAGGTCACGGGCGACAGCATCACCGTGGCCTACAAGTTTCACGTGATGGGCGGTGGCAACGAGCCGAACGGTGGCTGGGAGGACGGGCGCAACCGCACGGTCGTCCTGCGGCCTGGTGAGCCCGTCACGGTCGCACGCCGCTTCGACGAGCCGCTGCCCGAGGTGCCACCGACGTTCACAGGGACCGTGGAGGCGATCCAGGACGTGCCGTCGGCGCACCTCGACCTCCCGCGCGATGTGTTCGTCTATCTCCCGCCGGGCTACGCCAACGACCTCGACCGGCGCTATCCGGTGCTCTACCTCCACGACGGCCAACTCGTCTTCGATGGGAGCGAACGGGACGAATGGGGCTTCGACGAGGCCGCCCAGGCGCTCATCGCAGCGGGTGAGATCGAGCCGGTCATCATTGTGGGCGTGAGCAACACGGCGCAGCGGACCAAGGAATACACGCAGACGGTCCAGACGTGGCGCCACACCCTCTCGCGCACCGGCGCGGCCCCGGACGGCGGCGACGAGGCCGACCTGCAACGATTCACCGGGCACTACGCCCTCGACGAGACGCCCGAAGAAGGACTCGATCTGGAGATGCGCGATGGCGCTCTCGTGGGTCGTCTCCCCGGACAAGAGGTCTGGAACGCGCTGGAGCGCGTCGATCCGCTCACGTTCTTCGTGTCAGACCTAAGCATCACGATGCAGTTCGAGGCGGACGAGGACAGGCGCATCGTGGGGCTCACCGCCACGAAGCCGCCCAATGGCGGTGCCGGGCTCGCCTACGGTCGCTTCCTCGTGGACGAGCTGAAGCCCGCCATCGACGCGCAGTACCGCACCGATCCCGAGCGGGCGTCGTTGGGCGGCGCATCGCTGGGCGGCCTCATCACGATGGTGCTCGGCCTCGAATACCCCGAGGTGTACGACGGCCTGCTCGTCGTCGCGCCGTCGGTGTGGTGGGACAGCGAGGAAGTGCTCGACCGCGTGCGTGCGTTCGATGCGCCAACCGGGCAGCGCGTCTGGCTGAGCATGGGTGTCGAAGAGTCCGATGGGATGCGGCAGGGCGCGCGCAAGCTCGGCATCGAACTGCGCGCCGCCGGGTGGGCCAGCGGCGACCGCTTCGTCTACGTGGAGAACGCCGGGGGCCACAACGAGGCGTCCTGGAGCCTGATCGTCCCCGACATGCTGCGGTTTCTGTATGGAAAGTGA